Part of the Nitrospirae bacterium CG2_30_53_67 genome is shown below.
CTCGGCTTTGTCGGACTCGATGATAAAAGCAAGGTCCAGGTCGATCATTTTTCAGGGGGGATGAAACGGCGGCTCCTGATCGCCAGGGCATTGATGCACAGGCCCAGGATCCTGTTCATGGACGAACCTACCGTCGGCCTGGATCCGCAGATCCGGAGAAAGATCTGGGGCCTGATCCAGGATCTCAAGGACCAGGGGATCACCATCCTGATCACCACGCACTACATCGAAGAGGCCGAGGCCTTATGCCATCGGGTCGGGATCCTGCGGAAAGGAGAGCTGATAGCCTTGGATTCCCCGAACGGACTCAAGCGGGATCTGGGCGAGTATGCCGTGGAATGCCAGAACCGCAACGGATGCGATGTCCGGTTTTTCAAGGAGCGCAGGGAGGCCGTGGCCTATGCGGGGAGCTTGAATCAGGACCTGATGATCCGCCAGACCAACCTGGAGGATGTGTTTTTGAATCTGACCGGAGAGAAGATCCATCATGAATAGCCCCGGATTCTACACGATCTTCTGGAGGGAGATGCTCTCCATCCGGAAGAAATTCTGGAAATTTCTGGCCGGCAGCCTGGTCATGCCGTCCCTGTATCTCGTGACCTTCGGATGGGGGCTCGGGCGGGGGATCAACGTGCATGGATTAGACTATCTGGTCTTCGTGCTTCCCGGCATCATTGCCCTCTCCGCCATGAACAACAGCTTTTCAGGCGTTGCGGTCACATTGAATATCAGCAAGCTTTATTACCGGACCATTGAAGAGATCCTGGTCTCCCCGGTAAGCCACTGGTCCATCGCCCTCGGACGCGTTCTATCAGGCTGTTTTAAGGGACTCTTCTCCGCCTTGCTCCTGATCCTGATCAGCCTGATGCTCCACATTCAGATCCGATACAACGCGGCCTTTTTCGGGATCCTTTTTTTAACCTGTTTCATCTTTGCATCTCTCGGCGTTCTGGCCGCCATGCTGGCCAAGTCGCACGAGGACATGACCAACTTCACTAATTTTGTGATCCTCCCCATGTCTTTTTTATCCGGAACCTTCTTTCCTCCCGAACGTCTTCCGGAACCCTTCGCGACGCTCATCATGGTCTACCCCCTGACCCACGCCGCGGTGTCCTTGCGCAGCCTGGTGGCAGGAAACGGCGTCCCCTTCATCTCACTTCTTGTGATCCTCTTTTATGGGGTGGTTTTATTCATCCTGGGCGGCAAAGCGATAAAACGGCTGGAGCTTTGAACCGATGCATCAGCCCCTGTTCTTGATCACTCCCTGATGCTTCTGGATAAAAGAGACAATCTTCTGAAGGCATTCCGTGGCATAGTCTTCGATCATCTCTTCGATCTGGTGAAGGTCTCCGATATTACGGGTCAGGAACCGGTCCAGGAGGTTGTCCTGTCCGATGATCAGCGGGCTCCCGTAGCGTCCGATGCGTCGTGAGAGGACGTGATGGAGGGGGATACCGATATTCCGGTAGAGGAGCAGAATCTCTTTGGCCTCTTTTTCTTCAATTAGATGATCGAGGCGGAATTTATGGATGTACCCTTCAAAAGGGAGGATGCTCTGTCCGGAAAACCTGACGGGTCCCATATCCCGTGGATTGTCGCCATCCAGGTCTTCCTCCCTGTAATGGACGATCAGGAGATCATGGACGAACATGTCGAGAAACGAAAAGGCAAGACTCAACGCCCCGATCAGGATACCGGTTTCCAGAGAGCGTGTGATCCCGGAGATCATGTATCCGGCAGAGCCGCCCTTGAGCGTCAGACGGAGATTTTCGTATTCCTTCTGAAGTTTCTTGATTTCAGCGACCTTTTTAGGTTCAAACTGTTTTTCCAGTGGTCGGATCGGCATGACACCCCTTTCTTCCTGCATTCTGAGAAGGTACTTTCTTATATCACAGAATGGGGGAAGTTCCAAGAACAAATCAACACCCCGCCAAAGATGCGGTTTCTCAATTTAGGATAGGGCCACTAAGTGGTCCTGTTCGTAAATATGGTAACGTACCGAGAGTGCCGTAGAGCAGTCTCATCAAGGCGCGCGACTGCGGCGTACCCCTCTGGTACGCCGCAAGGAGTGGAACGCCGAGGAGACTGCCCTACGGCACTCGAATGCGACCGTATTTACGAATAGGGCACTAAGGTAAGCAGGGCCTTCAGGACGGCGTCCACAGTGCCCTCTGCGGCCTCACAATCGTCCGGGTCCATGAAAAAGAGCCGCCGCGCCCGCTGCCAGGGTTCGGGGAACCCGGCACGAATGAAACAGCGGATTTGACAAGGTTCACGAAATCGGTTTTAATAAGAAGTGTTAAGAAACTGGAGATACCCGAAAATTCAAAGGAGTGATACCATGACACTGACGGCTTCCAACATGCTTCCTTTGGGCACGATCGCTCCTCCCTTCACCCTTCCGGACCCGGTGGAGGGGGACGAGAAGCGCCTCAATGAACTCAAATCGGACAAGGCCACGGTGGTCATGTTCATCTGCAACCATTGCCCCTATGTGAAGCATATCCGGGAAGAGCTGGTCAGTGTCTCAAGTGAATATATCAAGAAAGGGATCTCCTTCGTGGCCGTCAATGCCAATGATGCGGGAAACTATCCGGACGACTCGCCGCAACGGATGAAGGAGGTAGCGGAAGCATTCGGCTATCCTTTCCCCTACCTCTATGATGAATCCCAGGAGACCGCCAGGGCCTATAAGGCCGCCTGCACCCCGGACTTTTATGTCTTTGACGGGGATTTGAAGCTCGTCTACCGCGGGCAGTTCGATGATTCGAGGCCGGGGAGCGGAATCCCGGTGACCGGAAAGGATTTGCGCGGCGCCCTGGATCGGATCTTGCGGGGCGAACCCGTCAGTCCGGACCAGAAGCCGAGCATGGGGTGCAACATCAAGTGGAAGTGACCCGCAGGCCGTGTGGGCTGCAGGGGATCTATATTTCAGAAGAGGCATCCGATATCAAAAGGAGATCCATATGGCAAGGGTAGTCCTGATTCTTGCGGATGGGTTTGAGGAAGTGGAGGCCATGGCCGTCGTGGATGTGCTGAGAAGGGCGGAGATCGAGGTGCTGATCGCCGGCCTGCATCAAGGGCCCGTGACAAGCGCCCGCAAGGTCAAGGTCATTCCCGACACGGTGGTGGATTCCATACGGGTTGAGGACTTTGATATGCTTGTCCTGCCCGGCGGACAGCCAGGCTCAGACCATCTCAATGCCGACAGGCGGGTAAGGGATCTGATCAGGGACTTCCATGATAAAGGGAAGCTTATCGGAGCGATCTGCGCGGCGCCTTATGTGCTTGCCGATGCAGGCATCCTCGACGGAAGGCGTGTGACCTCCTACCCCTCTTACAGGGACAAGCTCGGCGCCGCTCTCTATGAGGAGAAGACCGTGGTCGAGGACGGGAACATCCTGACCAGCCGGGGGCCCGGCACGGCGCTCTGCTTCGGCCTCGCGATTGTCCGGAGGATGATCGGGAAGCAAAAGGCGGAGCAGATCAGGGAGGCCATGCTGGCGCCGCAGGTCTGCGAGTGAAGTCTCTTCATCCGCGGGATCGTCACTTTTTTGCTTGTGAACCCATGAACCGTATATAGATAAAGAGATTGAAGGCAAGAACCAGGATGCCCAGGAGGACCTGAATCTTCCGCGTGAGCATCCCGGGATAAAGGACCGGAAGAATGTAGTGTTCTACAAACCCGCCCGAATAGCCTGCCTCTCCGCCCATCATGCGGAGCCGGTTTTCTAATGGGGTAAGCGGGCAGACCCACCCCGCAAATTCAATAAGCGCGGCCCAAATCACGGCCGGCACATGCAGCCAAATGATTTTCGGCCGGCTGAATGTCAGCGCCGCGCCGAAAACCGCGAAGAGGATGAAGGCGACGTGGCCTATCACAAGGAGATCTGCAAGGAGACGGTAGGGCATGGTTTTATACTCCACAAACGCCGTATCCGAATTATTGCATAAAACATGGTCCGTGTGAATAATAAACAACACTCTTCCGCGATGACCCAAAAGATAAGCGATGGTCAAAATAATGTAGTTACAGATTGTAAATCGTATTGACAATTTGTAAAACTGGAAGAGCCGGACCAAATGGAATTTGCCAATGAAGACCCGCGGGGCTTTCTTGCCGGATATCCTGACGGGGCGGTGCTGGATGAGGTCCAACGCTGCCCTCCATTATTTTCTTACCTCCAGGGAATCGTGGATAAAAAAAGAGAGGCGGGTCTGTTTGTCTTGACCGGCTCCCGGCAGTTTGGTCTCATTTCCGGAATTACCCAGTCGCTTGCAGGCCGAGTGGGCATTCTGCATCTGCTGCCTTTTTCGCTGACGGAGCTCAAAACCGGCAAAATAGCGCCCGAAGGTTTGAATGAAATGCTCTTTAAAGGATTCTATCCCCCTCTCTATGACCGTGAGCTTTCACCTTCGGGGTGGTATGCCAATTATGTTTTTACCTATGTTGAGCGGGACGTCCGGCAGATGATCAGCGTGCGGGATCTGAGCGTCTTTCAGAGGTTTGTCCGTATGTGCGCTGCCAGAACCGGACAGATCCTGAATCTCTCCGGACTGGCGAATGACTGCGGTATTACCCACAACACGGCAAGGGCGTGGCTATCGGTATTGGAGGCGAGTTATATCATATTTTTACTCCAGCCCCATCACAGAAATTTTGGAAAGAGACTGATAAAAACCCCCAAGCTTTATTTTTACGATACCGGTCTTGCGGCATGGCTCTTGGGTATCCAGGATATCGGGCAAATGTCTATACACGCCATGCGGGGTTCTCTTTTTGAAAGCTGGGTTGTCAGTGAGTTGTTAAAGGGGAGATACAACAGGGGACTGGCTTCAAACCTTTATTTCTGGAGAGACAACACGGGAAATGAGATTGATGTGCTGGTTGAAAAAGCGGATACCCTTATTCCAATAGAGATAAAATCAGGCCAGACCATAACAAAGGACTACTTTGCAGGG
Proteins encoded:
- a CDS encoding AAA family ATPase, encoding MEFANEDPRGFLAGYPDGAVLDEVQRCPPLFSYLQGIVDKKREAGLFVLTGSRQFGLISGITQSLAGRVGILHLLPFSLTELKTGKIAPEGLNEMLFKGFYPPLYDRELSPSGWYANYVFTYVERDVRQMISVRDLSVFQRFVRMCAARTGQILNLSGLANDCGITHNTARAWLSVLEASYIIFLLQPHHRNFGKRLIKTPKLYFYDTGLAAWLLGIQDIGQMSIHAMRGSLFESWVVSELLKGRYNRGLASNLYFWRDNTGNEIDVLVEKADTLIPIEIKSGQTITKDYFAGIKKWLKITDNVAKHPYIVYGGNEGQRRLGVEVLPWRDIGKVSAKV
- a CDS encoding multidrug ABC transporter permease, which encodes MNSPGFYTIFWREMLSIRKKFWKFLAGSLVMPSLYLVTFGWGLGRGINVHGLDYLVFVLPGIIALSAMNNSFSGVAVTLNISKLYYRTIEEILVSPVSHWSIALGRVLSGCFKGLFSALLLILISLMLHIQIRYNAAFFGILFLTCFIFASLGVLAAMLAKSHEDMTNFTNFVILPMSFLSGTFFPPERLPEPFATLIMVYPLTHAAVSLRSLVAGNGVPFISLLVILFYGVVLFILGGKAIKRLEL
- a CDS encoding thioredoxin family protein; translated protein: MTLTASNMLPLGTIAPPFTLPDPVEGDEKRLNELKSDKATVVMFICNHCPYVKHIREELVSVSSEYIKKGISFVAVNANDAGNYPDDSPQRMKEVAEAFGYPFPYLYDESQETARAYKAACTPDFYVFDGDLKLVYRGQFDDSRPGSGIPVTGKDLRGALDRILRGEPVSPDQKPSMGCNIKWK
- a CDS encoding DJ-1 family protein — encoded protein: MARVVLILADGFEEVEAMAVVDVLRRAEIEVLIAGLHQGPVTSARKVKVIPDTVVDSIRVEDFDMLVLPGGQPGSDHLNADRRVRDLIRDFHDKGKLIGAICAAPYVLADAGILDGRRVTSYPSYRDKLGAALYEEKTVVEDGNILTSRGPGTALCFGLAIVRRMIGKQKAEQIREAMLAPQVCE
- a CDS encoding multidrug ABC transporter ATP-binding protein, producing MIRTFDLTKKFGSLTAVNRLNLSIHQGEIFGLLGPNGAGKTTTIRMLTTLAKISDGRAFVSGINVEDRPLEVKKIIGVVPQGLNLEIELTAEENLDFHGRLHKMPKKQRRDRASEILGFVGLDDKSKVQVDHFSGGMKRRLLIARALMHRPRILFMDEPTVGLDPQIRRKIWGLIQDLKDQGITILITTHYIEEAEALCHRVGILRKGELIALDSPNGLKRDLGEYAVECQNRNGCDVRFFKERREAVAYAGSLNQDLMIRQTNLEDVFLNLTGEKIHHE